One window of Amaranthus tricolor cultivar Red isolate AtriRed21 chromosome 11, ASM2621246v1, whole genome shotgun sequence genomic DNA carries:
- the LOC130827308 gene encoding mitochondrial import inner membrane translocase subunit TIM22-1 isoform X2 produces the protein MSTNSGAESSNASNGAEKPAVERFHLPTPEEIRGQDIWNNCAVRSVVSGVMGGGLGVMMGIFFAALDNPIMQDTMTTRQQLAYTARQMGQRSWSNCKTFAVMGFIFSAAECVVEKEVHKQLVLVVPVSLHFQLL, from the exons ATGAGTACCAATTCAGGAGCAGAATCTTCCAATGCTTCAAATGGGGCAGAAAAACCCGCAGTAGAAAGGTTTCACCTTCCTACTCCTGAGGAAATTCGTGGGCAAGATATATGGAATAATTGCGCAGTTCGCAGTGTCGTCAGTGGTGTTATGG GAGGTGGGCTTGGAGTGATGATGGGAATATTTTTTGCAGCATTGGACAATCCCATCATGCAAGATACAATGACAACCAGACAACAACTAGCTTACACTGCAAGGCAGATGGGTCAGAGAAGCTGGAGTAATTGCAAGACATTTGCTGTAATGGGCTTTATATTCTCTGCTGCAGAATGTGTTGTTGAGAAG GAGGTCCACAAGCAGCTTGTGTTGGTTGTGCCGGTTTCGCTGCATTTTCAGTTGCTATAG
- the LOC130826572 gene encoding uncharacterized protein LOC130826572, translated as MLGTIHELATEYEVSRKTITRLWQEVQKQRENNNTTINLNNKRIGRKAPNKIQFDDEKFKSIKFELKGTQHSVAKQMQVSQSTVCRFSFALSKLQYDENNDSFQFKPHTNIVHIDEKHFYLTRESQTYYLASGEVEPHRECQSKRFIPKIMFKCAVANPIYLTNGDVFFDGKIGIWSFITQEPAKRSSKNKKRGVIGDQTNTVNNQRAHEINAHH; from the exons ATGCTTGGTACAATTCATGAACTTGCAACAGAGTACGAAGTCTCTAGGAAAACAATAACTAGATTATGGCAGGAAGTTCAGAAGCAAAGGGAAAACAACAACACAACCATCAATCTCAACAACAAGAGGATTGGGAGAAAAGCACCCAATAAAATTCAGTTTGATGACGAGAAGTTCAAGTCCATCAAATTTGAACTCAAAGGGACTCAACATTCAGTAGCAAAGCAAATGCAAGTTTCACAATCAACTGTATGCAG GTTCAGTTTTGCATTATCTAAGTTGCAATATGATGAAAACAATGATTCTTTCCAATTCAAACCACATACTAACATTGTTCACATTGATGAAAAGCATTTTTATCTAACCCGAGAATCACAGACTTACTACCTAGCATCGGGTGAAGTAGAACCACATCGTGAATGTCAATCCAAACGATTCATCCCAAAAATAATGTTTAAGTGTGCTGTTGCAAATCCAATTTATTTAACTAATGGTGACGTGTTTTTTGATGGTAAGATAGGGATATGGTCTTTTATTACTCAAGAGCCTGCCAAAAGGAGCTCAAAGAACAAAAAGAGGGGGGTAATTGGAGACCAAACCAATACAGTCAATAACCAAAGAGCACATGAGATCAATGCTCATCATTAA
- the LOC130827308 gene encoding mitochondrial import inner membrane translocase subunit TIM22-4 isoform X1: MSTNSGAESSNASNGAEKPAVERFHLPTPEEIRGQDIWNNCAVRSVVSGVMGGGLGVMMGIFFAALDNPIMQDTMTTRQQLAYTARQMGQRSWSNCKTFAVMGFIFSAAECVVEKYRAKHDTTNTVVAGCVTGGAISARGGPQAACVGCAGFAAFSVAIEKLLERYE; encoded by the exons ATGAGTACCAATTCAGGAGCAGAATCTTCCAATGCTTCAAATGGGGCAGAAAAACCCGCAGTAGAAAGGTTTCACCTTCCTACTCCTGAGGAAATTCGTGGGCAAGATATATGGAATAATTGCGCAGTTCGCAGTGTCGTCAGTGGTGTTATGG GAGGTGGGCTTGGAGTGATGATGGGAATATTTTTTGCAGCATTGGACAATCCCATCATGCAAGATACAATGACAACCAGACAACAACTAGCTTACACTGCAAGGCAGATGGGTCAGAGAAGCTGGAGTAATTGCAAGACATTTGCTGTAATGGGCTTTATATTCTCTGCTGCAGAATGTGTTGTTGAGAAG TATCGGGCAAAACATGACACTACAAATACAGTAGTTGCTGGATGTGTGACTGGTGGTGCAATTTCAGCTAGAG GAGGTCCACAAGCAGCTTGTGTTGGTTGTGCCGGTTTCGCTGCATTTTCAGTTGCTATAGAGAAGTTGTTGGAGAGATATGAGTGA